The following proteins are co-located in the Gloeocapsa sp. PCC 7428 genome:
- the cysH gene encoding phosphoadenosine phosphosulfate reductase: MLVQDVAVDTTQSFDLNELNQRFAEVHPINILGWCLENLRPGLVQSSAFNVNGMAIMHMLYQIAPNPPVPVLFLDTLHHFPETLELVRDAQKLYELDLHVYRVPDADSRESFAARYGESLWEKDFEKYHYLTKVEPLQRGLRELDATAWITGRRRDQSSTRSHTPIFEQDKHGRLKINPLASWTRQDVWKYVMRHNVLYNPLHDQGYPSIGDEPTTTPVNAGEDERAGRWRGMGKTECGIHL; the protein is encoded by the coding sequence ATGCTCGTTCAAGATGTCGCAGTAGATACAACACAAAGTTTTGATTTAAACGAACTAAATCAGCGCTTTGCCGAGGTTCATCCAATTAATATACTAGGGTGGTGCCTAGAAAATTTGCGCCCTGGTTTAGTTCAAAGTAGTGCTTTTAACGTTAATGGTATGGCAATTATGCATATGCTGTACCAAATCGCGCCGAATCCTCCGGTACCAGTTTTATTTCTGGATACGCTACACCATTTTCCAGAAACTTTGGAGCTTGTGCGCGACGCCCAAAAGCTTTATGAGTTAGATTTGCACGTGTATCGAGTTCCTGATGCAGATTCGCGGGAAAGCTTTGCGGCGCGCTACGGAGAATCGCTGTGGGAAAAAGATTTTGAGAAATACCATTACTTAACGAAAGTTGAGCCACTACAGCGGGGCTTACGCGAGTTAGATGCGACGGCGTGGATTACCGGAAGACGCCGCGATCAATCGTCAACGCGATCGCATACTCCGATTTTTGAACAAGACAAACACGGGCGACTTAAAATTAACCCCTTAGCAAGTTGGACGCGCCAAGATGTGTGGAAGTATGTCATGAGACATAACGTGCTTTACAATCCACTACACGATCAGGGCTATCCAAGTATTGGCGACGAACCAACAACAACACCAGTAAATGCGGGTGAAGACGAACGCGCAGGACGTTGGCGAGGTATGGGGAAAACAGAATGTGGTATTCATTTGTAA
- a CDS encoding selenium-binding family protein: MSNHNHACCGPGYASPADAIQAEREKLLYTIALYTGTGIEEPDYLATIDVDPNSPTYSQVIHRLPMPYIGDELHHFGWNACSSCHGDASKSRRFLVVPGQRSSRIYIIDVAEARSPKIHKVIEPEEIIQKTNLTAPHTVHCLADSHVMISMLGDSEGNAPGGFLLLNADFEIAGRWELSSGMNFNYDFWYQPRHNVMVSSEWGAPKTYYPGFDLDDVTAGNYGHHLHFWDWSQHKIIQSVDLGTEGLIPLEVRFHHDPDSTHGFVGAALSSNVWHWHKPNGHWQVEKVIDVPSVDVEGWAIPVPSLITDILLSMSDRYLYFSNWLHGDIRQYDISDPSQPKLTGQVWCGGLLGKGGEVQGRKLQGGPQMLQLSLDGKRLYVTNSLFSTWDNQFYPDLAKSGSYMLQIDCDTENGGLKINEDFYVDFGKEPAGPARAHEMRYPGGDCTSDIWI, from the coding sequence ATGAGCAATCACAATCATGCTTGTTGTGGACCAGGTTACGCGTCGCCAGCAGATGCAATTCAAGCTGAACGCGAAAAGCTACTTTATACGATCGCCCTCTACACAGGAACAGGAATCGAAGAACCTGATTACTTAGCCACGATCGATGTTGACCCTAACTCTCCGACCTATTCGCAAGTGATTCATCGCTTACCGATGCCGTATATTGGTGATGAATTGCATCATTTTGGTTGGAATGCTTGCAGTTCGTGTCATGGCGATGCGAGTAAATCGCGGCGCTTTTTGGTGGTTCCTGGTCAAAGATCGAGTCGAATTTATATTATTGATGTCGCCGAGGCGCGATCGCCCAAAATCCACAAAGTTATTGAACCTGAAGAAATTATTCAAAAGACGAATTTAACCGCACCGCATACGGTACATTGTCTTGCGGATAGTCATGTGATGATTTCGATGTTAGGCGACAGCGAAGGTAATGCGCCTGGTGGTTTTTTATTACTCAACGCGGATTTTGAAATTGCGGGGCGTTGGGAACTCTCCTCAGGAATGAACTTTAACTATGACTTTTGGTATCAACCGCGTCATAACGTCATGGTGAGCAGCGAGTGGGGCGCGCCGAAAACGTATTACCCTGGCTTTGACCTTGATGATGTCACCGCTGGAAACTACGGTCATCACCTGCACTTTTGGGATTGGTCGCAGCATAAAATTATCCAAAGTGTAGATTTAGGCACAGAAGGGTTAATTCCGTTAGAAGTTCGGTTTCATCACGATCCTGATAGTACGCATGGTTTTGTCGGTGCAGCACTCAGTAGTAATGTATGGCATTGGCACAAACCAAACGGACATTGGCAAGTCGAGAAAGTGATTGATGTTCCATCGGTTGATGTCGAAGGTTGGGCAATTCCTGTACCGTCGCTGATTACAGATATTTTACTTTCAATGAGCGATCGCTATTTGTATTTTTCCAACTGGTTGCATGGTGACATTCGCCAGTACGACATTAGCGATCCATCGCAGCCTAAGCTAACAGGACAAGTTTGGTGCGGTGGCTTGCTAGGTAAAGGTGGTGAAGTGCAAGGACGTAAACTTCAAGGCGGACCGCAAATGCTGCAATTAAGTCTTGACGGTAAGCGGCTTTATGTCACCAACTCGCTATTTAGCACTTGGGACAATCAATTTTACCCAGACTTGGCAAAAAGTGGTTCGTATATGTTGCAAATTGACTGCGACACCGAAAACGGCGGTCTAAAAATCAATGAAGACTTTTATGTAGACTTTGGCAAAGAACCCGCAGGACCCGCACGCGCGCACGAGATGCGCTACCCTGGCGGCGATTGTACTTCGGATATTTGGATTTAG
- a CDS encoding transketolase: MTASTQAAKLATPDFCEGIQYFGEMLPEFDTYGKQAAIASGSTSISDPEDPAVVFQTLLAADALRYLTLQITASKASGHPGGFASQVEAYAALVMLGHKNILTEVGHHAPGFYSAMFLDRSLEDMGINTVQQLRDRFREHHGLLGHLSGYIPGILSPAGPLGQGQHFAMAAARLHRDKLFPVTIGDGGLGEPYIVSSMAHFHTAYPGMTNFLPVLVWNGFSQEHHSMVSTQSNEQMMAYWHGNGFEEVVLVDAKDFDDQDQPGNYVDSTAFSFKQRLAFTKAVLIAADEAAKSALSGTRTVLIIKQLKGAGVHARGAKSHNLYAMHTLDNPDIVNALQARALAPEAWQLVRTNFERAGGGPASRVAVTESVLELPEIEDLPLEEYAVGGDPKVATTAMGRLVGRVGECDRNFLVTNADGNEASGIANINQALKIIHPTEDPLYNQKPGGQVYEPLSEDACAGLAAGSALMGSRTLWCSYESFAINGLPIWQTVTQAMAELRRPTPSTVTLFTAGALEQGRNGWTHQRPEVEAYFAAMMRNGNVFPIFPPDANSIQVAYEWALTTKNKGIVITASKSPLPIRTTFEQGRKAIEDGAIALQEASGSKTVVFAVVGDMVLLPVLEAASALAVQEVGVRVVSVVNPRRLYRPSDVAWDSCAEPDGDFLDDAEFEKLFGGDALIGVTAGASGMLEPIMLRSTAKRDTFAWKRGETTASPAQLMALNGLTAENLVKRAMELVS; encoded by the coding sequence ATGACGGCATCGACGCAAGCGGCAAAGTTAGCAACTCCAGATTTCTGCGAAGGAATTCAGTATTTTGGAGAAATGCTGCCCGAATTTGACACTTATGGCAAACAAGCCGCGATCGCCTCTGGTAGTACGTCGATTAGCGACCCTGAAGATCCAGCGGTAGTTTTCCAAACGCTACTTGCTGCTGATGCACTACGTTATCTAACATTACAAATTACGGCAAGCAAAGCTTCAGGACATCCAGGCGGATTTGCCAGCCAAGTTGAAGCGTATGCCGCATTAGTCATGCTGGGGCACAAAAACATTCTCACTGAAGTTGGGCATCACGCCCCAGGATTTTACAGTGCGATGTTTCTCGATCGATCCCTCGAAGACATGGGAATCAATACGGTACAACAACTGCGCGATCGCTTTCGCGAACATCACGGCTTACTCGGACACTTATCCGGTTACATTCCAGGAATTCTCTCACCCGCAGGTCCGTTAGGACAAGGACAACACTTCGCAATGGCAGCTGCGCGCTTGCACCGTGACAAGCTGTTTCCTGTGACAATTGGTGACGGTGGATTAGGCGAGCCTTACATTGTGAGTAGTATGGCGCATTTTCACACCGCTTATCCAGGAATGACGAACTTTTTACCCGTGCTGGTGTGGAATGGTTTTAGCCAAGAGCATCATAGTATGGTTTCTACGCAATCCAACGAGCAGATGATGGCTTATTGGCACGGTAACGGCTTTGAGGAAGTTGTGTTAGTCGATGCCAAAGACTTTGACGACCAAGACCAACCAGGAAACTACGTCGATAGTACCGCGTTTTCTTTCAAGCAACGCCTAGCGTTTACCAAGGCAGTCCTCATCGCCGCCGACGAAGCCGCCAAATCGGCATTAAGTGGAACGCGTACAGTACTCATTATCAAACAATTAAAAGGTGCTGGAGTCCACGCAAGAGGCGCAAAATCGCACAACCTCTATGCAATGCACACGCTAGATAATCCAGATATTGTCAATGCGCTGCAAGCCCGTGCTTTAGCCCCAGAAGCTTGGCAATTGGTACGTACTAACTTTGAACGTGCAGGGGGTGGTCCTGCGAGTCGTGTTGCAGTGACCGAATCGGTTTTAGAATTACCAGAAATCGAAGATTTACCCTTAGAAGAATACGCTGTAGGTGGCGATCCAAAAGTTGCCACAACCGCGATGGGACGATTGGTGGGAAGAGTTGGTGAATGCGATCGCAACTTCTTGGTGACGAATGCGGATGGAAATGAAGCTTCAGGAATTGCCAATATCAACCAAGCCTTAAAAATCATTCACCCGACCGAAGATCCGCTGTACAATCAAAAACCTGGCGGACAAGTTTACGAACCACTCAGTGAAGATGCTTGCGCAGGTTTAGCCGCAGGTTCTGCACTTATGGGTAGCCGTACGTTGTGGTGTTCCTACGAATCTTTTGCAATCAATGGTTTACCAATTTGGCAAACTGTGACGCAAGCGATGGCAGAATTACGCCGTCCAACGCCATCGACAGTGACTTTATTTACGGCTGGCGCATTAGAACAAGGGCGTAACGGTTGGACGCACCAACGTCCAGAAGTGGAAGCCTATTTTGCCGCGATGATGCGCAATGGTAATGTCTTTCCGATCTTTCCCCCAGATGCTAACTCTATTCAAGTCGCCTACGAGTGGGCGTTGACAACGAAAAACAAAGGTATTGTTATCACTGCGAGTAAGTCACCCTTACCAATTCGCACCACATTTGAACAAGGAAGAAAAGCAATAGAAGATGGCGCGATCGCACTGCAAGAAGCCTCTGGAAGTAAAACCGTTGTCTTTGCTGTTGTTGGTGACATGGTATTGCTACCAGTGTTAGAAGCTGCGTCGGCGCTTGCTGTTCAAGAAGTCGGCGTCAGGGTTGTATCGGTTGTTAATCCTCGTCGCTTGTATCGTCCAAGTGATGTTGCATGGGATAGCTGCGCTGAACCTGATGGCGATTTCCTTGATGATGCGGAATTTGAAAAGTTATTCGGTGGCGATGCTTTAATTGGGGTAACAGCGGGTGCGAGTGGAATGCTAGAACCAATCATGCTACGCAGTACCGCCAAACGCGATACGTTTGCTTGGAAACGCGGAGAAACAACCGCTAGCCCCGCCCAATTGATGGCGTTGAATGGTTTAACCGCAGAAAATTTAGTGAAACGTGCGATGGAATTAGTGAGTTAG
- a CDS encoding YqhA family protein — translation MMRRLLSSSKYIMILPALSNVIAALVLMIYSTIQTFVAVISLLQRSFTGGLSKSVVFDAAISFLEIADIVLLATVILVIGLGLYELFISQLNLPSWLLIRNLDDLKDKLISTVVAVISILFLGAVVNNIPNLLPFGASVALVIVALAIFTNWVPSWKKNSQ, via the coding sequence ATGATGCGTCGCCTACTATCTTCCTCAAAATATATTATGATTTTGCCTGCTTTGTCTAATGTCATAGCAGCATTAGTCTTAATGATTTATAGTACTATACAAACCTTTGTTGCTGTTATTAGTTTACTCCAGCGTAGTTTTACTGGTGGTTTATCTAAAAGTGTTGTTTTTGATGCTGCTATCAGTTTTTTAGAAATAGCCGATATTGTCCTTTTGGCAACTGTAATTTTAGTGATTGGTCTTGGTTTATACGAACTTTTTATTAGTCAGCTTAATTTGCCAAGCTGGTTATTAATTCGCAATCTTGACGATCTTAAAGATAAGCTTATTAGTACTGTAGTTGCTGTTATATCTATTTTGTTTCTTGGGGCAGTTGTTAATAATATTCCTAACTTATTGCCATTCGGTGCATCAGTAGCATTGGTCATTGTTGCTTTAGCAATTTTTACTAATTGGGTACCTAGTTGGAAGAAAAATTCACAGTAA
- a CDS encoding cytochrome P450 yields the protein MRVNFKTQTPALLQTLQLISEPTKFLESCMQRYGDPFTVRVLGLKSPPVVFFSSPQAIKEIFALPGDQFDFKKATHVFKPLMGEKSIILQEGRSHQRQKQFMMPPFHGDRMKAYGEIIAQITNHVIDQWSVGKIISLQHEMSDITLQIILQVVFGISPGTRYDKIKTLLGSLLDDVTKPLFSSLFFFPPLQNDLGAWSPWGKFLRRRQAIDELIYSEIAQRRKEDDATRSDILSMLIAARDENGQPLTDIELRDQLVSLLLLGYETTAAALSWAFYLIHSSPQVLAKLLQELATSSVNPEDIAALPYLTAICQETLRIYPIGLICTPRMVRDSAQIVGDTFDAGTIVVPCIYLAHRRPETYPQPEEFLPERFLARKFSPYEYLPFGGGIRGCIGVAFSMYEMKLVLATILSRFHLALADSRPARPVRRGITIVPSVSGMNMIVKAQQPAKVPVKM from the coding sequence ATGCGAGTGAATTTCAAAACACAAACTCCTGCATTGTTACAAACTTTACAATTAATTTCTGAGCCAACAAAGTTTTTAGAAAGTTGTATGCAGCGGTATGGAGATCCATTTACTGTTAGAGTGCTTGGGTTAAAGTCTCCACCAGTTGTATTTTTTAGTAGTCCGCAAGCTATTAAGGAAATCTTTGCTTTACCTGGCGATCAGTTTGATTTTAAAAAGGCTACGCATGTTTTTAAGCCGTTGATGGGAGAGAAATCAATTATTTTACAAGAGGGTCGTAGCCATCAACGCCAGAAGCAATTCATGATGCCACCGTTTCATGGCGATCGCATGAAAGCTTATGGTGAAATTATCGCGCAAATTACTAACCATGTCATTGACCAATGGTCTGTAGGAAAAATCATTTCGCTCCAGCACGAAATGTCAGATATTACTTTGCAGATTATTTTACAAGTTGTCTTTGGAATTAGTCCAGGAACGCGCTATGACAAAATTAAAACGTTACTTGGTTCGCTATTAGATGATGTCACGAAGCCTTTGTTCTCTAGTTTGTTTTTCTTTCCACCCCTGCAAAATGATTTGGGTGCATGGAGTCCTTGGGGAAAATTCTTAAGACGCCGACAAGCAATTGATGAGTTAATTTACAGTGAAATTGCACAGCGTAGAAAAGAAGATGATGCTACGCGTAGCGATATCCTTTCAATGTTAATAGCCGCACGCGATGAAAACGGTCAACCGCTGACTGATATAGAGTTACGCGATCAACTAGTTTCACTTCTGTTATTAGGATATGAAACCACCGCAGCAGCTTTGAGTTGGGCATTTTATTTAATTCACTCTTCGCCACAAGTTTTGGCGAAATTACTACAAGAATTAGCCACATCTTCAGTGAATCCTGAAGATATTGCTGCTTTACCCTATTTAACCGCAATTTGTCAAGAGACGCTGAGAATTTATCCTATTGGTTTAATTTGTACACCGCGAATGGTTAGAGATTCAGCACAAATTGTAGGCGACACGTTTGATGCGGGAACCATTGTTGTTCCTTGCATTTATTTAGCACATCGTCGCCCAGAAACTTATCCTCAACCTGAAGAATTTTTACCGGAAAGATTTTTAGCGCGGAAGTTTTCGCCTTATGAATATTTACCTTTTGGTGGTGGAATTCGTGGCTGTATTGGGGTAGCGTTTTCGATGTATGAAATGAAACTTGTACTAGCGACAATTTTATCGCGCTTTCACTTAGCTTTAGCTGATTCGCGTCCAGCGCGTCCAGTGCGTCGTGGAATTACCATCGTTCCCTCGGTGAGTGGAATGAACATGATAGTCAAAGCACAACAACCTGCGAAAGTACCAGTAAAAATGTAG